Genomic window (Arctopsyche grandis isolate Sample6627 chromosome 5, ASM5162203v2, whole genome shotgun sequence):
TGCAAATGACCATCTATAAAACATTTggccctgcaaataaaaagagcgaccctctctaaaatagctcgcacgacccaatcggtGTCCGCCCGACAAATCAAACGTAAAATGGGTGTCCAGTAACAAAAACCAAccttaacaacctaatcttaaatgaataaaaccaactctaacttaacctaacccttagGTAAATAAATGTTGGCTGCTTaaatattacgatgtgtttggatggatatgacgatgtgtggaccatgaggagagtgggaatggacagtagCGGGGCGACACGCTATCAtctaactgtcaaaaattataatttcactgaaataTACCCAGTggaaatgtaactggttatgatttcactaaaaggtcaaattttatttttgttactgggaacccatttgacttttgatttgcgGGGCGGACGccgattgggtcgtgcgagctattttagagatgttaatttgacattaaatgtcgttttgacgtgtgtcgtgtaatttattttatagccgagccaaaaatattatcccttaataaatgaaataattccaattgcgatattttaccgagtgcacaattatgtgcacatTCTTTAGTTTAGTATAAAAAACGTACTTATATGAACATAACCTTTACTTTtctatatttacaatttataacccactaatcatttttttttcatcgtgaaatgtatttatgtattttatatcaataaaaaaaaaacaaatgcatatACACAGTAAAAATACTTTATTAAAACTATTAATTGCATTGGATTACATGGCGCGTGACTAATTCCATCAATaaagtacattgtacatacataaataactgatttaattataaatgaacTTAAAACTCGTAGAAATGCTGCTTTTTCAGAATCATTTGACATTTTCGTTTGAATCGAAGCCGTCATTGAATTTCGCACTTGATAGTGTTACGGTGCCTTTTTCTGTACCTTTCAGatagttgaaaaatattttatttagggCATCAATTGGCAATTCAAATAATACGGTGAACACGTACGCCGCTGCATACGACATCGCTACCATTGCAATGGCAATGATTACCTGAAATTTACGTATAAAATAAGGCATAACAGATATTAGGCAATGGCCAAATTGTGCTCGTAATATATGTAACTGCGCATGCGCGCGCAACACACGAGCCGTAATAGTTCTCTTGCGCATGCGCTCAATGATTATCACGTCAAACAGAACAACTTACCAGATTGAATACCTCTAATTGGTAAGCCTTATCCGCAAACGACatcatcaaaaataaaacaacacaaTTCAAGAGATACGCCATATAAGTCAACCGAGATGCAGGATACCAGTATTTGGACCCGAAGATCTTCGCAAACAAACCTGTAATAAACTAatactgtttttattttgtcaaaaacacataaaatatttaatcaagtAATTATTGACCTCCATTTTGAGTTTCGCAAGCAATCAGAGCCCAACAAATCCCTACGGACCATAAAATCCTCGATAGGCTTATGTAGGCCACGCTAAAGACCAAACTGATATCGCGATTCATTACTGCAAAAATGATGTACGTATTCATTGAAAATGCGGCAAGCCATAATAGCCTAATTATTTTCTGGAAATAATTGGTAAATGTATAAGGGGTACAATTTAAAtgcgcattttataaaataaatgcgtatttattaaaatgtgtgtaaattaaaaaaaaaaaatatatatatataaaaataaaaatatatataaatatatatatatatatatatatatatatatatatatatatatatatatatatatatatatatatatatatatatatatatatatatatatatatatatatatatatatatatatatatttaaatatatatatatatatatatatatatatatatatatatatatatatatatatatatatatatatatatatatatttaaatatatatatatatatatatatatatatatatatatatatatatatatatatatatatatatatatatatatatatatatatatatttaaatatatatatatatatttttttttttaatttacacacATTTTAAGAAATACTTACGATAAAtacgcatttattttataaaatataataaggttataaaacaaaagaattattatgttgttttaacataatatttgtacacttaaaaaaataaaattagcaataaaaacctgtaataaaaaaataaataaaaaatacttgatcatttgaaaaattacaaattgattGTTTTAATTAGGTCAGAATTTATTGGGGGCATTTGATAAGTTACTTTCActacagaaaaaatataaaacaacctaaaatgaatgaaatgcgcattaacgctGAACAATAAAAATCTCCCATATTGTAGGATTGGCAACGTCTCAAACAGAAACCGTCAAAGTTGGTCCACTCTGTATAATAGGTGTTTAATCTTAATAACCCGCGATCTAAGAATATATGAATTAAACTGAAAATTGTTGTAGTTAAGGTAATGGGAGTTTTTCCATTATACCTTTAAGTGCGAACTTTTTAAttgacgaaacattttttttttaaattcaatactactaataaaatattgctcaatGTGGGCCATGATAGGGCAAAAtccgcacgggccataaacaatgtctgcccatggtCATACTTGcttacgtccgaatacggattcagcattagaagaagaagaacgtaacaattttttatttagcagaaatatatttatgaaatgcGCAATATCCtttattctaatgcgcaaatgattcgttcCAAGAAAGAAagctattttttaatgaatcgtacccaatgtacatacatacatatataaattggctAATTCATTACACTGGTTGCTCGGACAGACAATGCGCATGCGCAGTTTGTCAACTGACAGTTCTATAAACGGTGCTCACTTTTAATCAAGTTTTATTGGTTATTGgtaatataataagtatgtatgtacgtgtagtATATCGAAATCTTACCGTGTTGAGAGAAAGTTTCTTCTTTAAATGATATACTAAATATGCAGTATAAACGCCGACGAGATAAGCTCCAATTCTTACTATTGGATTGCCGTAAAACTTCTGCATGTTCGCGAAGAATTCATCTATGCTGAAAttatatgcaaattttaatgaaattcaacAAAACGAATAGCTCTCAGCTCAGTTCGGttcgaaaatgaaaatttaagatTTTTCTTAGTGGGCGGTGTCGAGCCTTTTTGCCTGActgtttaaaatcataatttgaaAATTGGCCACTTGcaacaaaaaataatcatatatatatatatatacatacatacatatacatatatatatatatatatatatatatatatatatatatatatatatatatatatatacatatatatatatatatatatatatatatatatatatatatatatatatatatatatatatatacatatatatatatgattattttttgttgCAAGTGGCCAATTttcaaattatgattttaaacagTCAGGCAAAAAGGCTCGACACCGCCCACtaagaaaaatcataatttGAAAATTGGCCACTTGcaacaaaaaataatcatatatatgtatatatatacatacatacataagaatcgtttatttattttgaaagtgtacttttgaatttgtgctgatccttcgatattatttttttttaatttaggacgtataattatatttaatatgtctaCTTTTGTTATTCAAGTTTCAATAAAGTGTGAATAAACAATTCAAAAGAACactttgaaaattaataaacgattcttattttatcattctatcggatttttcttGTATATTAgacctgtttttttttatatttattttcttgtttatatacgtatgctttgcgcgattttgtcgctgCGCGGTTGCGTCCAAGCAATTTTGTACCCACTAGTTTGTCCTAATGATTTTGTCCCGAGATTCTCCTAATGATGACCAATACCTCAAAACTTAGCcaccaaaataaataaatcttaaacAATTCACTAACTGAGATTTTAGAACTATCATTTGAATTTTatcaaaagtttaaaaaaaaaagaatgtcAATTTACAAAGGAATGAAGTTCACATCGTAGACGACGTATACAGTATAGCCGATGCTCCCGAAGAAGATGACCGACATGAGACTCGCAGCAACTTTGAaatacctaaaaaaaaatttcagtcaatGCGACCATTCCGATGAACCATTTGGTATGCTATTTTAGGtacggtgattattggtcacaaagcgctcgctctaaagtctctataacggaacatctggcagccgaaaagttcatcatactaacaataactatcacactaacgagaacttgagtgccaaatattccatattcacgattttcatggcaaaaattgtcttttgggtgatcgcaatgtgactaataatccaattagcGCTATTTTTTACACACATCGTAGACAAGATCAGTAAAAAGGTGGTGATGACGGCATATTGCATATCGTTACTTAAATAATAGCTCCACGTCATGCACATTTCACTCTCAGGGAATACGTTGTGTATATATAGAAGATTTCTCCACCAATATTGCGGACATGTCAGATCATTCCTTTCGTTGTTCCAAAACGGAGACAATCTGTACCGCCAGTTAAATATTACCGTTGTTATTCCCAACGTGATCATATACGATGGGGTCAATCTGTAAAGTTAAACTGAACATTTGAACTATAcacttattattttcaattatttaaatatatacatacataccttaagAATCTTTTAAGACATTTCAGTCCAAATAGTTTTATTCTATCCAATAAACTCGATGTCTTAGTTTTGGCGTATTCCGTTTGGAAGAACGAAGCAGCTAATAAATATCCACTGGAAAGCATTAAAGcagtaatttgaaattaaaacattttgcTTGTTAATGTTTTTGTAAATAGGAATGAGACCCACGagctgtgtattttttttacaattagttGTACAGCTTATCGTTTTTTATACGTTAAATTCTTTTACTTTTTAGTGACTTTACATACGCTTCGCTACAAATCGTTGCAAAACACACGGCTGCATACtcattttgatttcggtatttttcgtctgtttgaccgcatgttcactcgaacttgtatcgatgtcgagcgtatggatgtctctttcgcacgcatatATTTTGCCGCGAGTACTGCTTGCACGTATGCGAACTCTATGTCAGAttcccaatatacatatgtacctctccACTTATCTTGTGATCCTGATacttttgcctttttaaacttgccataaagatccaactcaattttgataattgccaatcatcaatgtacattgaAATGCCATCTGCGCGACCCAATGAATATCtggtctttcgtacatgcttaaattcaaacagtcgTGAATTTCGTCGAAACGtcaaatattgaaatcaaaGTGAGCATTCAGCCGCGTCGTatgcagcgatttgtagcaaaTCCCTTTACATATTATAgcttaatactagtgttgtgcccgttgatttcaacgggtggtttcgaaaagaaattgatgcacgaattagaaattacgaattagaaattacgcaTGAATTatgaattacgttttgtgcattgCCGACGCcacgacgcctttgcccccagcgccccccaaTGCTTCTGGCACCCCGGGGCTTTCGCCCTTGGCGCTTCCGacgccccggggccttcgccctcaGCACCCCCAATGCCTCcagcaccccggggccttcttGCATTCAAAACTGTTGGAACGTTTATTGTTATTTGCTATTGCCCTTATGAGTAAATGGCGGCGTTCGGACGATGCGTTATGAATACAAAatgattcactattgtcaaccatgtttATGCTCTTTTGCTTTGTGCggtaatggagaggtctattgttatttgacgagcaccaagccaacgcctAAGTCTACTTATGAGTATCCGTCTCTTAGTAATAAGAAGCAGATTAGAGTATTTTTCGCAACAATTTATCGCTCGTAGACTTGTATTGACAAACTTTTAAGTTCTTTTGGGGGTTTtagaaaaaatatcatttagaaAAAATCTCAAACTAACCTTATGCAGAAAAATGTGTCGACCGAAAACTGTGATCCTGGTATTATTTGTGCAATGTAATCGACATCTAATAAATGAAACACATTCACtcgattttcataataaaatctaATGGCCACAACTGAATGACCCACTATGATAGAAACCATTGAAAACAACCTGaaaaaataagatatatatattaatCATTTCCTAAGTTTGCACTTTTATCATCAGCGTTTGATACGTTTAATTTTAATGACTTGAAtctcttaaattaaaaactatttttattgttttcattgtaaatataaaaaaaatacctaatTCCTTGTATGACTGGTATCGAATTTGAAGGAATTTTCGTGttaaagataattttattattttcgtacACACTAAAACTCTTCAGAATTTTATATCCCAATCCCAAATCTATCCGAGTGGGCTTTTTAGTCGTCTTAATTTCTATAGTAACATctgaaataatacttttttttcaatttcaatatttaaacacGCACAAATTAACCCTTCGCCCGCGGATGACCGCTATCCAAGTCATGCGTAAAATACCAGTAGCGAGAAAGACGTGACTCACTGCATAAACAAAATACTTCAGACGTGattcacaattaaaaaaaaatgattcacaTAAAAAATCAGGCGTCAATTGGtcacttgaataaatattacaatatatattttgaaaacttGATTTACAAATTCGCTGAAAAAGTTGCCGCAGGAAAAgggttaatataataatatatagtttcAAATGAAGGAAAATTTGTTCAGCAGATTCATTTCTTGAGACATAAATTTGCCaaacatataacataaaaataaataattaaattgtataaacCTTTGATATCACCATTTCCATTGTCATTTTTTCCACTATTTTGAGATTCACTTGATTTAATCATCGGTCGATAATACTTTATGTCATACAACGTCCCTACTGCgcataaaatcactataaaaacGATGATTGACCTAAAAATATTGTACGTATTAGAACATCATACATCGTATTTTAAACATTGACCGTTCCCAAGTCatagtactacatacatatacagtactCACCCCGTGGCTATAGTGATCGGTTCCCATATCCACGAATAATCATCGACTAGTTTCTTGACTTCTTCCATTTTATACGTGGTATTGTACAGGTTCTGATGtacgaatatattcgaatcgaaatatttttgcaaaaacACTACCAGTTCGGCCTCCTCGCAAGAAAGTGGCAAACACAAGCCCAAGGTCATCCtgaactattaaatatttttaattcgaaCGTGTCATGAAGATGGAATAGAATCTTCGTGAGTGGGAAAGATGATAGTGTGTGCGATGTGGATGGTTCAGGTTTTCAGACCTGAAGCTGTGCGGGCCTGAGAAGtgcatttagtaaaaaaatcttAAGAAACTTGTGGATCAGTGTGAGGAATGTTAACAGAAACAAAGGAACTACATACAAGAAAAACGTAATATGGTTTGCGCTGATATGTCGGTGCGCcactacgtatatacatacatacatatgtaagataaaGGAAAAATTGcagaaaaggggggggggggtgaagtAAAGTTTAAACCTTGCACCATGACCTTTGAAAAGCATTGATTGTTGTATAAGAAAAATGTTCAAATTTCAGGGCGCACCGAcatctcagcgcaaaccaacttagcgccgacctttcggcgcacaCAACTCAgcgcacaaagagtatcaaataaatttattcgcatttatgaaattatcatgtagatatggccgacaatttcaatacagtaattattttcgaaaacgcattatAAACTTGATTTTGCGCTGCATTGTCGTTGCTTTGCGCTGATTTTTCGTGCCACCAAATTTCAGTtatcaaaatacaattttatgagaacatacataggtacatatttagcaaaaaaataatttacatacctcttcCGGCATATGAGTGATGGCTTGAATGGCGGAATGGTGTTTGAAGTAAGCGGCAAAGTATGCTATCGGAAACGGAGGAAGGTCTCCAATCGTTTCGACACTCACAGGACCCAAAGAAGGACTCGCTTTGATGCTCTTGAGGACTTGGGTAGCTTCGCATTGTCTCCGATTGCCCAACCAGAAAGTACCACCCCAATGAAGACCACCTTTCGGCATCCCTGACGCATCCATCACtatgtgattaaaaaaaattacgtattcAACAGCTTGTAGCCATGTAATTTACGGTTGAATAGTTCCGATGGTTATCTCACTTTTAATGACCCACGTGTCCTTGTTTATGATGGCTTTTCCCATTTTATCCAAATGTTTCGCACATAAAGTTGTTGAATTTTCAGCGGAGGCCGTGGCGACCAGACCGTAGAATGGCGAATAACTCATCAGATTCTCATCTACGTTGCTAATTATATCATCATCTCCGGCCACTACCGTAAGTACTAATAACAATATCAGAAGACGCATATCTTCGTCTaattaattctaaaaaaaaatattcacatttatATTGACTACTGTGTAGTACATATTAATAACCCAAAAGAGGGAAAGTAAGACCGCCTCAAAAAATCCCAATAGTAAACGAATCAAATTATTATTCATTGTTTATTCTGAATACATATTAATAAGTACACATATATTCACAAACTTAtacacaacatacatacatcatataaaCAACATACATCAAatgcatatttattaataagtaaaaaaataaataaaaataatgggaTGAAATGTTAATGGAGTGATGaaggcagagaaatgttataataataatagaagtggctttaggcgttatattgttgtcaagtgaggattgtccacagacattcctaaataattttagcatcagtcatatttgatgcttgggtgctcgacgtatgtccgataaaaacttctctgtttgtttatattactcgcaagatgagcaaatacatcgttaaaaattgtacaatgcattcaaaaacacacaataaacaacatgggatacatttttataagtaaattgatcatttaagtaacattttattcaattaacatcgtagtttgacagtttttaaaagtgtcatggcgatcgcccgcattctaaataaaatttcaggggtgacatcagagaaatgtaaaagttatttttaaataaatgtaaaaacatttctattGATGGCGCCGaatactaaattatattaataaccaattatttaagtttaattaatatgaacatcgttcattttatattatacatataccttgttgaaactatacattacacctTAATTTAAGAGTTCTAAAAGACAGACATATAcagaaaagtggataaaaacaatccgccaactgagaaaataAACGGATTAgctaccaacgcccaacaccaccgtatatttactcaaattgtaaatgaatctatatcaaaataaaacttttatttctgtagtgaatatgtgatttCTTTGCGTTTGTGTAGTTATCGAAACAGTACGCGTCTATTTTGACACAGGCAATGTATtggtaaaggcacttctattattataacatttctctgagtgATGGTGTGTAAAGAAGAAACTTTTCGATCAATGACATATGGATGGAAAACTTGGGTATTGAATGATATAATGTAACGAAGGTTCTAATACACTAATGTTTTACGTTTGACACAATGAGAAATACAGAAAATGGAACATTTAAGCGAAAGCGAAGTATGAAAAGAGTagcttatatgtataatggagCGATCGAAGCGATTGAATTGGTAATGGAACGAAGAAAATAAGTAATaaggaaaaaaaactaaattaaagtttaaataaaacactcaattggaatatttttgtgttttttaaatgaaaattcgcTGATCATGAAATTAAATGAGGTTTTTATGACAATTCGATCACGAGCAACTTAAAAAGGcctaatatatacatgtacatacattattttggattttcatcgatggttATACTGAAAAATTTTCTTCGTGGCAAGGGAAAAATCAGTGATTTTTaacaatgattttaaaaaagtaggtttttttattatttgaaaataaataaacgcataatattcacttatttaaatttattcaagtcTATTATGATGAGTTTTGACTGATTGACGAGAAATCAATGTcattgtaaatagttttttcagctctttttcctattatgctgttcaTTAACtttagaataatgtaatactatgattactaataaaattaaatcaaaattgtaaaataaaaaatgatcagtagatcaatagctattaaaatatatataagatgtattgtgaacataatttagtaataataaaaagcatttaaaaatcaaaatcaaagtcaCCGTTTCGCTCGAAAGTGTTTGTAAGGGGGAAGCGTTATTATCAGAAAATcggtatttttttcatgtttccgcgatcattttgaaaataaaagtcattgaGAGCTTTCTTGGATACATCACTcgctaatttaaataaaaaacattaacgAATTTTGTGAAATAAAAGGTGGCCAAAATGATCTATTTTGAAGCAAAATACATAGGTCATTTTGTGATACGTTAAAACATTAAATTCAGAATTCGCGTTTTTTACTCCTATccaatgaacatacatacatatttgtatactgTATATTGccttgtatgtatctatgtacatatataatcaactAGACTCGCCCCCCTCTCACGTAGTCACTGTaataatgctaatttattttacGTAAAAAAACACGTGGGTTTTTggcataaatattaaaattaatgcatcagattaatattaaaatcaaaaaacggATATTTTTCGATGAATGACCCACATTCGTTTTTTATGGATATTGCATGCATTGTGAATGTGTGAACAAAAAATAGGGGAAACATAAAAGCAAGGTAAagtgtaaacaaaaaaaatagataaatcataAAGTTAAAccggttttataaaaaaaaacgtagtAAGAGACGTTGCAACAAGTCGTGTCAGTTTATGATTACTTTTGAACTAATTCGTTGTTATATCATAATAAAACATGTCAACTAACAATCATAACCATTTTAATTATAGTtacaaattaatagtaaaaagcaaatgaatagaataaaaaatgaCAACAAATGAAGAAATTGAATAACCCTTTGATTTTATCAGCTTTTCCAAACTATGTATatccactctatttgaaaacgcTGAAACTCCACGTTTCTTATTCAGGTTTTATTCCCGAGTCTGAGATTGTGAACACTTAAGATAAGTGCTTTAGCGATATATGTAAGTGGTATAAcgataatgtatttattttatataatttcattaacATCAACCCCATTCCTTTCGTTTCCAATGTAAAGAGATTCAACTTTTCAACGAGTCTAAGGAATATGAAATTGATTTTAGATCTGGGatatgttaatatattttaataatgaaggTCCTAAATTGTTCCAAGTTGATATTTACTTGAAATATggagaattaaaaaatatatgttaatcacaaaaataatataaagaagTTTTAAAATAGTGTGTaatagatttaaaattaatatcaataaaCATAAGGtttattgatattaattttaaacgaagagttaatttaaagaaaatgaagggttcaatttaaaaataaatctgatTTTCGACAGTAAAAATCTTAATCAAAAAATAtcgaacattaaaataatagtaaatatattaaaaccttacccaaatttatttgaaatgcaaaaataatgtaaaataatcgTTATCAGAACATAATGTGGGTATATATTTTCCGATTCCGCCTCGAATTCACTTGAGATGATATTTTTCTTGATtgcgtataatatatacatacaataatatgtacatatatatgtacgaatgtatgtatgtgtgtatgtgtagcAAAATAAGTCGGGTACTTATTCGCACAACGCGAATCGATAGAATAACACGATAATGGACTAAGATATTCTTTATATTTGACTtctgtttaataattttatatatagctcGCACTCGCAGGTGTGGCCAACAataattcttttaaattataacTGCCAAAACGGTTCACTACGAACTGCACGAtcctttcattttcattttcatccgagcgtatgaaaattcatttcattcttatcttttatgtttaattaaaaatatttagccTAAGACTGATTGACTGCAGGATTTTTAaagaatatattttactttatactATAACAATATTGTGAAACCCATTTTTAGAAACCTCTTTTATTTTTCAAGTCCCAAAATGTTCAGTGgcattgttcgcctactgcgctcgcctcggcgttt
Coding sequences:
- the LOC143911599 gene encoding nose resistant to fluoxetine protein 6-like, with product MRLLILLLVLTVVAGDDDIISNVDENLMSYSPFYGLVATASAENSTTLCAKHLDKMGKAIINKDTWVIKMMDASGMPKGGLHWGGTFWLGNRRQCEATQVLKSIKASPSLGPVSVETIGDLPPFPIAYFAAYFKHHSAIQAITHMPEEFRMTLGLCLPLSCEEAELVVFLQKYFDSNIFVHQNLYNTTYKMEEVKKLVDDYSWIWEPITIATGSIIVFIVILCAVGTLYDIKYYRPMIKSSESQNSGKNDNGNGDIKDVTIEIKTTKKPTRIDLGLGYKILKSFSVYENNKIIFNTKIPSNSIPVIQGIRLFSMVSIIVGHSVVAIRFYYENRVNVFHLLDVDYIAQIIPGSQFSVDTFFCISGYLLAASFFQTEYAKTKTSSLLDRIKLFGLKCLKRFLRLTPSYMITLGITTVIFNWRYRLSPFWNNERNDLTCPQYWWRNLLYIHNVFPESEMCMTWSYYLSNDMQYAVITTFLLILSTMYFKVAASLMSVIFFGSIGYTVYVVYDVNFIPFIDEFFANMQKFYGNPIVRIGAYLVGVYTAYLVYHLKKKLSLNTKIIRLLWLAAFSMNTYIIFAVMNRDISLVFSVAYISLSRILWSVGICWALIACETQNGGLFAKIFGSKYWYPASRLTYMAYLLNCVVLFLMMSFADKAYQLEVFNLVIIAIAMVAMSYAAAYVFTVLFELPIDALNKIFFNYLKGTEKGTVTLSSAKFNDGFDSNENVK